A part of Leptolyngbyaceae cyanobacterium genomic DNA contains:
- a CDS encoding glycosyltransferase, with translation MSSPLIIAGMHRSGTSLTASFIKAIGINIGDSFFAADRHNSKGYFEDVDFLEFQRLVLQNSCHSEEAGWPDWGWTESEYLDYNNFNNYIETAKNLIDGRSENFPIWGWKDPRTTLMLDFWHHLLPEAKYLLVYRFPWDVADSIARLKAPIFAEHPDYPLKIWAFYNRHLLKFYNDHSNKSILFNVNAWLKKPAKLVQLLSDKLEIDCQKKIEEIKFEEIYDEQIFKSLNWQNGIIHKLSEFYPEYFSLLADLDRVADIPSGFSLSLKLNHPEMSEANFPLKNQDQKTEKSVRDAEIESQEKMINYAEDLLLNNTDRQEIVVSVIVPCYNQGEFILEAISSVEACQDRIYEILIINDCSTEKLTIKVLNYLRDRGYEVIDHEVNQGLAEARNTGVKKAKGQYILPLDSDNKIRPEYMLKAIDILDKCPEIGVVYGNAQFFGERTGVWEVPEFNINKIAARNYIDACAVYRKQVWEDCGGYDSKIPGKLGYEDWDFWLGAVEKGWKFHHIPELLFDYRVRADSMVSRCRIPENHERLVHYICAKHLNIYTTNFASILAEKESALLKEQMRCEEMDMELQKTRLAFEESQEELDRIRFAWEESQVNLQRIQTVWEEAQLEVKRIQTAWEEAQLEVRTAYIASEKAQSELRQIQSVWEEAQSELQRIQTAWENSQTELRLTSQEWQRSQSEVHRIQTAWENSQEQLRQTHAEWENSQQISQQEVQRIQAAWEKTQSEVQHVQAAWESSQEQLRLTNGEWEKAQQQLQLTNTEWQKAQQQAHLIHVAWEQAQQQVHHLHLAWEQAQQQVQQIQTSWEQAQQQAQQQAQQQAERSQSQLAQMQTEWQQSQSQYQHLLTQWEQIQNQLQVTHAELQHSRTIINHMESSKFWKIRTAWVRFKQAIGLSNNIEKQ, from the coding sequence ATGTCTTCTCCTCTCATAATTGCTGGAATGCACCGTTCTGGGACTTCTCTGACTGCTTCGTTTATCAAAGCAATCGGAATTAACATCGGAGATAGTTTTTTTGCAGCCGATCGCCACAATTCAAAAGGCTATTTTGAGGATGTAGATTTTTTAGAATTTCAAAGGCTGGTATTACAAAATTCTTGCCATTCTGAAGAAGCGGGATGGCCTGATTGGGGTTGGACGGAAAGCGAATATTTAGATTACAATAATTTTAATAATTATATTGAAACTGCGAAAAATTTAATTGATGGTCGTAGCGAAAATTTTCCTATTTGGGGTTGGAAAGACCCGCGTACTACATTAATGCTTGATTTCTGGCATCATTTACTGCCGGAAGCCAAATATTTATTAGTTTATCGTTTTCCTTGGGATGTAGCGGATTCAATTGCGCGTTTGAAAGCTCCTATTTTTGCCGAACATCCTGATTATCCTTTAAAAATCTGGGCATTTTATAACCGCCATTTACTAAAATTTTACAATGACCATTCAAATAAGTCCATACTTTTTAATGTAAACGCTTGGCTAAAAAAACCAGCTAAATTAGTACAATTATTAAGCGATAAGTTGGAAATCGATTGCCAGAAAAAAATAGAAGAAATAAAGTTTGAAGAAATTTATGATGAACAAATATTTAAGAGTTTAAATTGGCAAAATGGGATAATTCATAAATTGTCTGAGTTTTATCCTGAATATTTTTCATTGTTGGCAGATTTAGATCGGGTTGCTGATATACCCAGCGGCTTTTCTTTGTCATTGAAATTGAATCACCCCGAAATGTCTGAGGCTAATTTTCCCTTGAAAAACCAAGACCAAAAAACGGAAAAATCAGTTAGGGACGCGGAAATCGAATCTCAAGAAAAAATGATTAATTATGCTGAAGACTTATTGCTAAATAATACCGATCGACAAGAAATAGTAGTCTCGGTAATCGTTCCTTGTTACAATCAAGGCGAATTCATTTTAGAGGCAATTTCTAGCGTAGAAGCTTGCCAAGACAGAATTTACGAAATTTTGATTATTAATGATTGTTCAACTGAAAAATTAACGATTAAGGTTTTAAATTATTTGCGCGATCGCGGTTACGAAGTGATCGATCACGAAGTAAATCAAGGACTGGCTGAAGCTAGAAATACTGGAGTTAAAAAGGCAAAAGGGCAGTATATTTTGCCTTTAGATTCGGATAACAAGATTCGCCCGGAATATATGCTCAAAGCCATCGATATTCTGGATAAATGCCCGGAAATAGGTGTGGTTTATGGAAACGCTCAATTTTTTGGCGAAAGAACGGGGGTGTGGGAAGTCCCAGAATTTAACATCAACAAAATAGCCGCCAGAAACTACATTGATGCTTGTGCTGTCTATCGCAAACAAGTGTGGGAAGATTGTGGAGGTTACGATTCAAAAATACCGGGTAAATTAGGATATGAAGATTGGGATTTTTGGCTGGGAGCAGTGGAAAAAGGTTGGAAGTTTCACCATATTCCAGAATTGCTATTTGATTATCGGGTAAGAGCAGATTCGATGGTGAGTCGGTGTAGAATACCCGAAAATCATGAAAGACTAGTACATTATATATGTGCTAAACATTTAAATATTTATACGACTAATTTTGCCAGCATTTTAGCCGAGAAAGAATCTGCTTTATTAAAAGAGCAGATGCGTTGTGAAGAAATGGATATGGAACTGCAAAAAACACGACTTGCATTTGAAGAATCCCAAGAAGAACTCGATCGCATCCGATTTGCTTGGGAAGAATCCCAAGTGAATCTGCAACGCATTCAAACTGTTTGGGAAGAAGCACAGTTAGAAGTAAAACGCATTCAAACTGCTTGGGAAGAAGCACAGTTAGAAGTGCGAACTGCTTACATTGCTAGCGAAAAAGCTCAATCGGAATTACGACAAATTCAAAGTGTTTGGGAGGAAGCGCAGTCGGAGTTACAGCGAATTCAAACTGCTTGGGAAAATTCGCAAACTGAATTGCGTTTAACTTCTCAAGAGTGGCAGCGATCGCAATCAGAAGTACACCGAATTCAAACTGCTTGGGAAAACTCTCAAGAGCAATTACGACAAACTCATGCTGAATGGGAAAATTCTCAACAAATTTCTCAACAAGAAGTACAGCGTATCCAAGCTGCTTGGGAAAAAACGCAATCGGAAGTGCAGCACGTCCAAGCTGCTTGGGAAAGTTCTCAGGAGCAATTGCGCTTAACTAATGGAGAATGGGAAAAAGCGCAACAGCAATTACAGCTTACCAACACTGAGTGGCAAAAAGCTCAGCAGCAAGCGCACTTAATTCACGTTGCTTGGGAACAAGCACAACAACAAGTTCATCACCTTCACCTGGCGTGGGAGCAAGCACAGCAACAAGTGCAGCAGATCCAAACATCGTGGGAACAAGCACAACAACAAGCACAACAACAAGCACAACAACAAGCTGAGCGATCGCAATCTCAGCTAGCACAAATGCAAACTGAATGGCAGCAATCCCAATCTCAATACCAACACTTACTAACTCAGTGGGAACAAATCCAAAATCAACTACAAGTTACTCATGCAGAACTCCAACATTCACGCACCATAATTAATCACATGGAAAGCAGTAAATTTTGGAAAATCAGAACAGCATGGGTTCGTTTCAAGCAGGCAATTGGTTTAAGTAATAATATTGAAAAACAATGA
- a CDS encoding class I SAM-dependent methyltransferase — METEIIKQKKQQIVQEYGEWTNHNIKLDRDLYTVGERITGSEVKLRRILQLVCDLTDQPLADLRILDLACLEGLYGIEMALQGAEVVGIEGRKANIEKARFVKEVLCLDNLALIQDDVRNLDREKYGCFDVVLCLGIFYHLDVPDVFTFLEKIADVCQKLLILDTHVSITAEKCYLYKDREYWGSSYFEHNPESTVSEREKLLWASLDNVNSFWLTRPSLYNLLSEVGFTSVYECHNPPVIKYEMMRQKQEADRNTFVAIKGKQQQIISSTFANQINWERWPENK, encoded by the coding sequence ATGGAAACAGAAATAATCAAGCAGAAAAAGCAGCAGATCGTCCAAGAATATGGAGAATGGACTAACCATAATATAAAACTCGATCGCGACCTTTACACAGTTGGCGAAAGAATTACCGGTTCAGAGGTAAAATTAAGACGAATTTTGCAACTTGTCTGCGACTTAACCGATCAACCATTAGCAGATTTACGTATTCTAGATTTAGCCTGTCTGGAGGGACTTTACGGGATAGAAATGGCGCTTCAAGGTGCAGAAGTAGTTGGGATAGAAGGTAGAAAGGCAAATATTGAGAAGGCGCGATTTGTTAAAGAAGTGCTTTGTTTAGATAATTTGGCACTTATCCAAGACGATGTACGAAATCTCGATCGGGAAAAGTACGGCTGTTTTGATGTGGTCTTGTGTTTGGGTATCTTTTACCATTTAGATGTACCGGATGTTTTTACTTTTTTGGAAAAAATAGCAGATGTGTGCCAAAAGTTGCTAATATTAGATACTCATGTCAGTATAACCGCAGAAAAATGCTATCTTTACAAAGATCGGGAATACTGGGGTAGCTCGTATTTCGAGCATAATCCCGAATCAACAGTGAGTGAAAGGGAAAAATTGTTATGGGCGTCGTTGGATAATGTAAATAGCTTTTGGTTGACCCGTCCTTCTTTGTATAACTTATTGTCAGAAGTCGGTTTTACTTCGGTGTATGAGTGTCATAATCCTCCGGTAATCAAGTATGAAATGATGAGGCAAAAACAAGAAGCCGATCGCAATACATTCGTGGCCATTAAAGGAAAACAACAACAAATAATTTCCTCAACCTTTGCCAACCAAATAAATTGGGAAAGATGGCCAGAGAATAAATAA